A window from Pseudoliparis swirei isolate HS2019 ecotype Mariana Trench chromosome 17, NWPU_hadal_v1, whole genome shotgun sequence encodes these proteins:
- the adka gene encoding adenosine kinase isoform X1, producing the protein MASEEPKAKKQKLSKEKKTEESPTKKTPGELSPNSLFGMGNPLLDISAVVDKDFLDKYSLKTNDQILAEDKHKALFEEIVKKFKVEYHAGGATQNSIKVAQWMIQEPHNVGTFFGCIGKDKFGVILKQKAEEAHIDAHYYEQDEEPTGTCAACITGDNRSLVANLAAANAYKKDKHLDLEENWKLVEKANVYYIAGFFLTVSVESILKVAKHASEKNKLFCLNLSAPFICQFFKDNLMQVMPYVDVLFGNETEAAAFAKEQDFDTEDIKEIAKKAQALPKDNKKRQRIVVLTQGKDDTAMCLSDKFETFPVLPIDPEKIVDTNGAGDAFVGGFLSELVRDKPMDQCMKAAHYAANVIIRQAGCTFPEKPDFN; encoded by the exons ATGGCTTCTGAAGAACCAAaagcaaagaaacaaaaactctctaaggagaagaagacggaggagTCTCCGACCAAAAAGACTCCTGGAGAACTAAG CCCTAATTCACTCTTTGGGATGGGAAACCCCTTACTGGACATCAGTGCTGTTGTGGACAAAGACTTCTTGGACAA GTACTCTCTGAAAACCAATGACCAGATCCTggcagaggacaaacacaaagcACT ATTTGAGGAGATAGTGAAGAAATTTAAAGTTGAGTACCACGCTGGAGGAGCCACACAGAACTCCATAAAGGTCGCGCAG TGGATGATCCAGGAACCCCACAATGTGGGAACGTTCTTTGGCTGCATTGGCAAAGACAAGTTTGGAGTTATCCTGAAGCAGAAGGCTGAGGAGGCCCACATTGATGCTCACTACTACGAGCAGGATGAAGAACCCACAGGGACATGTGCTGCATGCATCACCGGAGATAACAG gtctctggtAGCTAACCTAGCTGCTGCTAACGCTTATAAGAAGGACAAGCATCTAGACCTGGAAGAAAACTGGAAGCTGGTGGAAAAAGCTAACGTTTACTATATCGCT GGTTTCTTCCTGACCGTGTCTGTGGAGTCCATCCTGAAAGTGGCGAAACATGCGTCTGAAAAGAACAAGTTGTTTTGCCTGAACCTCTCCGCGCCCTTCATCTGTCAGTTCTTCAAGGATAACCTCATGCAGGTTATGCCCTACGTCGATGTGCTGTTCGGCAATGAGACA GAGGCGGCAGCATTCGCTAAAGAGCAAGACTTTGAC ACCGAGGACATAAAGGAAATAGCCAAGAAAGCCCAGGCGTTGCCCaaagacaacaaaaagagaCAGCGGATTGTCGTGTTGACCCAAGGGAAAGATGATACTGCTATGTGCCTCA GTGACAAGTTCGAGACATTCCCTGTTCTGCCCATTGACCCCGAGAAAATCGTTGACACAAATGGTGCAGGGGATGCCTTTGTAGGAG GTTTTCTGTCTGAGCTGGTCCGGGACAAACCGATGGATCAGTGCATGAAGGCGGCACACTACGCGGCCAACGTCATCATCAGACAAGCAGGTTGCACCTTCCCAGAAAAACCTGACTTCAACTAA
- the LOC130207442 gene encoding sphingomyelin synthase-related protein 1-like isoform X1: MFNSSSRVGGAVQTFGAVGRTGRAKPGGMATSEDSVSSWSCKQVAQWLQEEGFGEYVKLLCDQHRLDGPSLLALTEADLRGPPLGISVLGDIKRLIIALCRLQRQNQTQLEDLDLWTKDCPPAGLSLGATGGEWKCDGADRRYNGGDRLSNETELRLRNCDRSGYSSLNHAHTNERYRQHLAGRLDPEVWKTIMSSIYVFFVFGFTSFVMVIVHERVPDMRTYPPLPDIFLDSVPRIPWAFAMAEACGLILCYMCLLVLLLHKHRSIIFRRLCSLLGTVFLLRCCTMFVTSLSVPGQHLTCASKSYGDSWGKIQRALLIWSGCGMTLTGVKTCGDYMFSGHTVVITLLNFFVTEYTPRTWNLIHTISWVLNLFGIFFILAAHEHYSIDVFIAFYITTRLFLYYHTLANTRAYQQSRRARIWFPMFSFFECNVNGPVPNQYHWPFKKPAFMKTLIG; the protein is encoded by the exons ATGTTCAACAGTTCCAGTCGTGTTGGTGGAGCCGTGCAGACCTTTGGAGCAGTTGGGAGGACAGGGCGAGCAAAACCGGG TGGCATGGCAACATCAGAGGACAGTGTGAGTTCCTGGAGCTGTAAGCAGGTGGCCCAGTGGCTGCAGGAAGAAGGTTTCGGGGAGTATGTGAAGTTATTGTGTGACCAGCACCGGTTAGACGGCCCCAGTCTGCTGGCTCTGACTGAGGCCGACCTGCGCGGGCCTCCATTGGGCATCTCTGTGCTTGGAGACATCAAGAGGCTCATCATAGCCCTCTGTCGGCTCCAGAGACAGAACCAAACCCAGCTGGAGGACCTGGATCTCTGGACTAAAGACTGTCCCCCTGCTGGACTCTCACTGGGGGCCACAGGGGGCGAGTGGAAGTGTGACGGAGCTGACCGGAGGTATAATGGAGGTGATCGCTTAAGTAACGAGACTGAGCTGAGGTTGAGGAACTGTGACCGATCTGGATACAGTTCTCTGAATCATGCACACACCAACGAGAGGTATAGGCAGCACCTGGCTGGTCGATTGGACCCAGAGGTTTGGAAGACAATTATGAGCTCCATTTATGTCTTTTTCGTGTTTGGATTCACTTCTTTTGTCATGGTCATCGTACATGAGCGTGTCCCGGACATGAGGACGTACCCACCACTGCCCGACATATTTCTGGACAG TGTTCCTAGAATTCCTTGGGCTTTTGCAATGGCCGAAGCCTGTGGCCTCATCCTGTGTTACATGTGTCTGCTGGTCCTGCTCCTCCACAAACACAG GTCCATTATCTTCAGACggttgtgttctttgttgggaACAGTGTTTTTGCTCCGTTGCTGCACCATGTTTGtcacctcgctctctgttcCTGGGCAGCACCTGACGTGTGCCAGCAAG TCGTACGGTGATTCCTGGGGAAAGATCCAGAGGGCGCTACTGATCTGGAGTGGATGTGGGATGACGCTGACGGGCGTCAAAACGTGCGGAGACTACATGTTCAGTGGGCACACTGTTGTCATCACGTTGCTCAACTTTTTTGTGACTGAAT ACACTCCTCGAACCTGGAATCTAATTCACACCATCTCCTGGGTGTTAAACCTATTTGGGATTTTCTTCATCCTGGCGGCCCACGAGCACTACTCCATCGACGTGTTCATTGCGTTCTACATCACCACTCGCCTCTTCCTCTACTACCACACATTAGCCAACACCCGTGCCTACCAGCAGAGCCGGAGGGCGCGCATTTGGTTCCCCATGTTCTCCTTCTTTGAGTGCAATGTGAATGGACCTGTCCCCAACCAGTATCACTGGCCCTTCAAGAAACCTGCCTTCATGAAAACTCTCATTGGATAG
- the LOC130207329 gene encoding neuropeptide Y receptor type 4-2-like — MSFSGNERQSSSSTTAPTLPFNSSTSPHSPPWEVGKPTPEPVQEWLENQTLLLSDLAVLGHDEQCPMSSVLTACIVMWYSMTMVLGLVGNIGLICIIARRREKVNVTGIFICNLSFSDILVCVFCLPFTVIYTLMDHWVFGSLLCRLVPFIQCASVTVSVLSLVFIALERHQLIINPSGWKPSISQAYLVVVLIWILACFTSSPFLAFQLLTSEPYINVILPQSPLHHQPHPQAYLNASQPVYFTYKNSSALSNSYHTLFSYVPTSPHMEACLEHWPSQQHRLAYITWLLLFQYCGPLLLVLLCYVRVFVRLRHRKDMLDRARTPECQSMTHSRRINIMLVALITAFALCWLPLTIFNVVSDWNQDALPICHHNLLFSLCHLLAMSSTCINPIIYGFLNSNFRQEVREVLLHCRCIQLEEECERFPMSTVHMEMSRTSVPLSCRSNSV, encoded by the coding sequence ATGTCCTTTAGTGGCAACGAGAGACAGTCTTCTTCGTCGACGACAGCTCCTACTCTGCCCTTCAACAGCTCCACCTCTCCACATTCCCCACCATGGGAGGTGGGAAAACCCACTCCTGAGCCTGTGCAGGAGTGGTTGGAGAATCAGACCCTGCTCCTGTCAGACCTCGCTGTTCTCGGGCATGATGAGCAGTGCCctatgtcttctgtcctcacagCGTGCATAGTGATGTGGTACAGCATGACAATGGTGCTGGGGCTGGTGGGGAACATCGGCCTCATCTGCATCATCGCCCGTCGCAGAGAAAAAGTCAATGTCACCGGCATTTTCATCTGCAACCTGTCATTCTCTGATATCCTAGTGTGTGTCTTCTGCCTCCCGTTTACTGTCATTTACACGCTAATGGACCATTGGGTGTTTGGGTCGCTGCTATGCCGGCTGGTGCCGTTTATCCAGTGTGCGTCTGTGACTGTGTCTGTGCTGTCTCTGGTGTTCATTGCACTGGAAAGACATCAGCTCATCATTAACCCCTCTGGCTGGAAACCAAGCATTTCTCAGGCCTACCTGGTGGTGGTTCTCATCTGGATTCTGGCCTGCTTCACCTCCTCACCTTTCTTGGCCTTTCAGCTACTCACGAGTGAGCCCTACATCAATGTCATCCTGCCCCAGTCTCCCCTCCATCATCAACCCCACCCTCAGGCTTATCTAAATGCATCTCAACCTGTTTACTTCACATACAAAAACTCATCTGCACTTTCAAATTCATACCACACACTTTTTTCTTATGTCCCCACCTCTCCACATATGGAGGCCTGTCTGGAGCACTGGCCTTCTCAGCAACACAGGCTTGCTTACATCACATGGCTCCTTCTGTTCCAATACTGTGGTCCACTATTGTTGGTCCTGCTATGTTATGTTAGAGTTTTTGTGCGCCTTCGCCACCGCAAAGACATGCTGGACCGCGCCAGAACACCAGAGTGCCAGAGCATGACTCACAGCCGCCGTATCAACATCATGCTGGTCGCCCTCATTACAGCCTTTGCTCTATGCTGGCTGCCGCTCACCATCTTCAATGTGGTTTCAGACTGGAACCAGGATGCTCTGCCCATCTGCCACCACAACCTGCTGTTCTCCCTCTGCCACCTGCTggccatgtcctccacctgcatTAACCCCATCATCTATGGCTTCTTAAACTCCAACTTTcggcaggaggtgagagaggtgcTCCTGCACTGCCGCTGCATTCAGCTAGAGGAAGAGTGTGAGCGCTTTCCCATGTCCACTGTGCACATGGAGATGTCCCGCACCTCTGTGCCTCTCAGCTGCAGGAGCAACTCTGTCTAA
- the adka gene encoding adenosine kinase isoform X2 has protein sequence MSSASPNSLFGMGNPLLDISAVVDKDFLDKYSLKTNDQILAEDKHKALFEEIVKKFKVEYHAGGATQNSIKVAQWMIQEPHNVGTFFGCIGKDKFGVILKQKAEEAHIDAHYYEQDEEPTGTCAACITGDNRSLVANLAAANAYKKDKHLDLEENWKLVEKANVYYIAGFFLTVSVESILKVAKHASEKNKLFCLNLSAPFICQFFKDNLMQVMPYVDVLFGNETEAAAFAKEQDFDTEDIKEIAKKAQALPKDNKKRQRIVVLTQGKDDTAMCLSDKFETFPVLPIDPEKIVDTNGAGDAFVGGFLSELVRDKPMDQCMKAAHYAANVIIRQAGCTFPEKPDFN, from the exons atGTCGTCTGCAAG CCCTAATTCACTCTTTGGGATGGGAAACCCCTTACTGGACATCAGTGCTGTTGTGGACAAAGACTTCTTGGACAA GTACTCTCTGAAAACCAATGACCAGATCCTggcagaggacaaacacaaagcACT ATTTGAGGAGATAGTGAAGAAATTTAAAGTTGAGTACCACGCTGGAGGAGCCACACAGAACTCCATAAAGGTCGCGCAG TGGATGATCCAGGAACCCCACAATGTGGGAACGTTCTTTGGCTGCATTGGCAAAGACAAGTTTGGAGTTATCCTGAAGCAGAAGGCTGAGGAGGCCCACATTGATGCTCACTACTACGAGCAGGATGAAGAACCCACAGGGACATGTGCTGCATGCATCACCGGAGATAACAG gtctctggtAGCTAACCTAGCTGCTGCTAACGCTTATAAGAAGGACAAGCATCTAGACCTGGAAGAAAACTGGAAGCTGGTGGAAAAAGCTAACGTTTACTATATCGCT GGTTTCTTCCTGACCGTGTCTGTGGAGTCCATCCTGAAAGTGGCGAAACATGCGTCTGAAAAGAACAAGTTGTTTTGCCTGAACCTCTCCGCGCCCTTCATCTGTCAGTTCTTCAAGGATAACCTCATGCAGGTTATGCCCTACGTCGATGTGCTGTTCGGCAATGAGACA GAGGCGGCAGCATTCGCTAAAGAGCAAGACTTTGAC ACCGAGGACATAAAGGAAATAGCCAAGAAAGCCCAGGCGTTGCCCaaagacaacaaaaagagaCAGCGGATTGTCGTGTTGACCCAAGGGAAAGATGATACTGCTATGTGCCTCA GTGACAAGTTCGAGACATTCCCTGTTCTGCCCATTGACCCCGAGAAAATCGTTGACACAAATGGTGCAGGGGATGCCTTTGTAGGAG GTTTTCTGTCTGAGCTGGTCCGGGACAAACCGATGGATCAGTGCATGAAGGCGGCACACTACGCGGCCAACGTCATCATCAGACAAGCAGGTTGCACCTTCCCAGAAAAACCTGACTTCAACTAA
- the si:ch73-288o11.4 gene encoding beta-microseminoprotein: MASLHVLVCLLGLVVLCHSDCFFQELVLEDLNNPPKGCVDKAGQQHDFGSEWDRDCMACSCTSQGLSCCSKILDGNAVDVPDECELVVNKETCSAKLLLKSDKTKECNPV, from the exons ATG GCTTCTCTCCATGTTTTGGTTTGTCTGCTGGGACTGGTTGTCCTCTGTCACTCTGACTGCTTCTTCCAGGAGTTGGTGCTGGAAGATCTGAATAACCCTCCCAAAG GGTGTGTGGACAAGGCCGGACAACAGCATGACTTTGGCTCTGAATGGGACAGAGACTGCATGGCCTGCTCTTGTACGAGCCAGGGCTTGAGCTGCTGTAGCAA GATCCTTGATGGAAACGCAGTCGATGTCCCTGATGAATGTGAGCTGGTTGTAAATAAGGAGACCTGCTCTGCCAAGTTGTTGTTGAAGTCAGACAAGACAAAAGAGTGTAACCCTGTGTGA
- the mcph1 gene encoding microcephalin isoform X2, with the protein MTTSNIGSVLKDVVVYVDVWSSDKTANYSKPFIQQLQELGATVSKTFNKQVTHAVFNNGHLATWRKAKNSDVRLVSVLWVGRCYDDCVRVDEDLYPAFNDERNPMLKNKRHRCMQPKDSPERTPENNRRMRKKLDKMMKDIAPKQPLVTDVSPIIIDEENGIVYSPALKRSDYMAQRLKDMKEKRENLSPTAAQLVESCSTTESKPSLGSTPTVLKFIYDQSGDSSASDAVPAYSPDNEEGRRQTDVTDHDPPEQRHKETSKKPWLSPCQDVPKQTSSHVKCQDFQDEEATRPKKSRRTSVKKNRNSVGLSESPSKDRRSGNSKNFQRANGKSEMKPSSPLPNKTDKGKGKMKTSKSITETKTQFGSEAANSSSCFSSPAKVGDGAVKLSKETASPLQKLQKQVRPSLSALVRPFTVSSDSKSVASGSADGADNVFEDYFSPANHHPRLKRPPLPNLPMERDIQIPFQLNPVPKKRQIRSKRIGSQTKRKKKRILETSQESDASSTPQSHPQQDAKESVPALERPDADVALVVKRRRQSTLPFTSTSTTTSHAVKWRTASVPPTTSTEADTMSELQKNSVNIISHTFESGGNVHPVAAGLPEGKEEYDNKHQNILNQAKAMRTLVMTSMPTEKQHTLVQVVTALGGFSIVDRVCKSTTHVVSGGHRRTLNILLGIARGCWILSFEWILWCLEQRQWIPEEPYELSDQFPAAQHKLYLQCPVWILKTNKGSYN; encoded by the exons ATGACCACAAGCAACATCGGTTCAGTTCTTAAAG ATGTCGTTGTCTATGTTGATGTGTGGTCATCAGACAAAACGGCAAACTATTCTAAACCATTCATTCAGCAGCTGCAAGAACTGGGAGCTACG GTATCAAAAACATTCAATAAACAAGTCACACATGCCGTCTTCAACAACGGTCACCTGGCTACGTGGAGGAAAGCCAAGAATAGTGATGTGAGGCTTGTCTCTGTTCTCTGGGTAGGGAG ATGTTACGATGACTGTGTTCGTGTGGATGAAGACTTGTATCCAGCCTTTAATGATGAAAGAAATCCTATGTTGAAGAACAAAAGA CATCGTTGCATGCAGCCAAAAGATTCTCCAGAGAGGACACCTGAAAACAACAGACGCATGAGAAAAAAATTAGATAAAATGATGAAAGACATAGCTCCAAAACAACCTCTTG TTACAGATGTGTCACCCATCATTATTGATGAGGAGAATGGAATAGTCTATAGCCCTGCATTGAAAAGGTCAGATTATATGGCACAGCGTTTGAAAGACATGAAAGAGAAACGGGAAAACCTCTCACCCACAG CTGCACAATTGGTTGAGTCCTGCTCAACCACCGAGTCGAAGCCGTCTCTTGGGAGCACACCAACCGTCCTCAAATTCATCT ATGACCAGTCAGGTGATTCCAGTGCTTCTGATGCTGTACCTGCTTACTCACCTGATAATGAAGAAGGGAGAAGGCAAACTGATGTAACTGACCATGACCCTCCTGAACAACGCCACAAGGAAACTTCCAAAAAGCCGTGGCTCTCACCCTGCCAGGATGTGCCAAAACAGACTTCAAGTCATGTCAAATGTCAAGACTTCCAGGACGAAGAAGCGACGAGACCAAAAAAGTCCCGAAGGACCTCAGTCAAAAAAAATCGGAACTCCGTAGGTTTATCAGAAAGTCCCTCTAAGGATAGGAGATCTGGCAACAGCAAGAACTTTCAGAGAGCAAATGGTAAATCGGAGATGAAACCCTCTAGTCCTTTACCAAACAAAACTGACAAGGGAAAGGGAAAGATGAAAACGTCTAAATCcatcacagagacaaagacacaatttGGTTCTGAAGCTGCAAACTCTTCTAGCTGCTTCTCATCACCAGCCAAAGTAGGTGATGGTGCCGTTAAACTGTCAAAAGAAACTGCTTCCCCATTACAGAAATTACAGAAACAAGTCAGGCCGTCGCTTTCTGCCTTAGTACGACCTTTCACTGTATCCAGTGACTCTAAAAGTGTTGCCTCAGGCTCCGCTGACGGAGCCGATAATGTGTTTGAGGACTATTTTTCTCCTGCCAACCACCACCCTAGATTAAAAAGACCTCCTTTGCCTAATCTGCCCATGGAGAGAGACATTCAGATTCCTTTTCAGTTGAACCCCGTCCCAAAGAAGAGACAAATAAGAAGTAAACGCATTGGATCTCAAactaagaggaaaaaaaagaggatactAGAAACAAGTCAGGAGTCTGATGCAAGTAGTACGCCTCAAAGTCATCCACAACAGGATGCTAAAGAATCTGTGCCTGCGTTGGAGAGACCAGATGCCGATGTTGCACTCGTGGTCAAAAGGCGAAGACAAAGCACCTTGCCCTTCACGAGCACCAGCACAACGACAAGTCATGCCGTGAAATGGAGAACAGCCTCAGTACCACCAACAACGTCAACAGAGGCTGACACAATGTCGGAGCTGCAGAAAAACTCTGTCAATATCATTTCTCATACCTTTGAAT CTGGAGGAAATGTGCATCCAGTTGCAGCTGGTTTACCAGAAGGCAAAGAAGAATATGACAATAAGCATCAGAATATATTGAACCAAGCAAAG GCTATGAGAACATTGGTCATGACAAGCATGCCCACTGA GAAGCAGCATACGTTGGTTCAGGTGGTGACGGCACTGGGTGGTTTTTCAATCGTTGACCGAGTTTGTAAGAGCACAACTCATGTCGTGTCTGGGGGTCACCGGCGGACTCTCAATATTCTGTTGGGCATAGCTCGTGGCTGCTGGATCCTGTCATTTGAATGG ATCCTCTGGTGCTTGGAGCAAAGGCAGTGGATTCCAGAGGAACCATATGAACTTTCAGACCAATTTCCTGCAGCACAG CATAAATTATATTTGCAATGTCCCGTTTGGATACTCAAAACTAATAAAGGCTCGTACAACTAA
- the LOC130207443 gene encoding dual specificity protein phosphatase 13-like has product MSESNQDLVLIKELELILDACTLELTPVDEVWPDLYIGNVAVAQNRKKLHQLGITHVLNAAHSKQGSIGDQSFYGNTCVYFGIPAEDSEHFDLSGYLKSAADFIHKALKSKDGKVLVHCIMGISRSATLVLAYFMLRRRLPLCDALRHVVQKRAVYPNRNFLSLLLKLDEQLTFKRRFCPLL; this is encoded by the exons ATGTCAGAGAGCAACCAAGACCTGGTGCTCATTAAAGAACTAGAGCTCATCTTGGATGCGTGCACACTTGAGCTCACGCCAGTGGATGAAGTCTGGCCCGACCTCTACATAGGAAATGT GGCCGTTGCACAGAATAGAAAGAAATTGCATCAACTTGGCATCACCCATGTCCTGAATGCTGCACACTCCAAGCAGGGCAGCATCGGTGACCAGAGTTTTTACGGGAACACCTGCGTTTACTTTGGCATCCCAGCAGAGGATTCAGAGCACTTTGATCTTAGTGGCTACTTAAAAAGTGCTGCTGACTTCATACATAAAGCCCTGAAGAGCAAAGATG GTAAAGTGTTGGTGCATTGCATCATGGGAATAAGCCGATCGGCCACTTTGGTCCTGGCTTACTTCATGTTGCGGCGGCGTCTGCCTCTCTGTGATGCTCTGAGGCATGTTGTCCAAAAGCGAGCCGTTTATCCCAACCGGAATTTCCTGTCACTCCTCCTGAAGCTGGATGAACAGCTGACATTCAAACGGCGGTTCTGTCCTCTTCTCTGA
- the LOC130207617 gene encoding dual specificity phosphatase 29, whose protein sequence is MSSCAVKSRSRNPYTAVQVDPDSDYITPGTLDLEQLFWSSSGAQYAHVNQVWPSVYIGDEKTALERPGLRDLGITHVLNAAEGKWNNVLTGVDYYTDVDIQYFGVEADDKPTFNISQYFCSAAQFIHEALSHPQNKVLVHCVMGRSRSAALVLAYLMMKHSLTVVDAIEHVRQRRCVLPNHGFLKQLRALDITLQEDRLREKRDAAPRVTDL, encoded by the exons ATGTCTTCCTGTGCGGTGAAGTCCAGAAGCAGGAACCCGTACACAGCGGTGCAGGTGGACCCAGACAGTGACTACATAACACCAGGAACACTCGACCTAGAGCAGCTGTTCTGGAGCAGCTCCGGGGCTCAGTATGCTCACGTCAACCAGGTCTGGCCCAGTGTGTACATCGGGGATGA GAAAACAGCTCTGGAGCGGCCTGGCCTGAGGGATCTGGGTATTACACATGTCCTTAATGCAGCAGAGGGAAAGTGGAACAACGTACTGACTGGTGTTGATTACTACACTGATGTGGACATCCAGTACTTTGGTGTGGAGGCTGATGACAAGCCCACCTTTAATATCTCCCAGTATTTCTGCTCTGCAGCCCAGTTCATCCACGAGGCCCTCAGTCACCCACAAA ACAAGGTGCTGGTGCACTGTGTGATGGGTCGGAGCAGGTCAGCGGCTCTGGTCTTGGCATACCTGATGATGAAACACAGCTTAACTGTGGTGGATGCTATCGAGCATGTGCGGCAGCGCCGCTGCGTTCTTCCCAATCACGGCTTTCTGAAACAGCTCCGAGCTCTGGACATCACGCTGCAAGAGGACAGgctgagagaaaaaagagacgcAGCACCAAGAGTGACAGATTTATAA
- the LOC130207442 gene encoding sphingomyelin synthase-related protein 1-like isoform X2 — protein MATSEDSVSSWSCKQVAQWLQEEGFGEYVKLLCDQHRLDGPSLLALTEADLRGPPLGISVLGDIKRLIIALCRLQRQNQTQLEDLDLWTKDCPPAGLSLGATGGEWKCDGADRRYNGGDRLSNETELRLRNCDRSGYSSLNHAHTNERYRQHLAGRLDPEVWKTIMSSIYVFFVFGFTSFVMVIVHERVPDMRTYPPLPDIFLDSVPRIPWAFAMAEACGLILCYMCLLVLLLHKHRSIIFRRLCSLLGTVFLLRCCTMFVTSLSVPGQHLTCASKSYGDSWGKIQRALLIWSGCGMTLTGVKTCGDYMFSGHTVVITLLNFFVTEYTPRTWNLIHTISWVLNLFGIFFILAAHEHYSIDVFIAFYITTRLFLYYHTLANTRAYQQSRRARIWFPMFSFFECNVNGPVPNQYHWPFKKPAFMKTLIG, from the exons ATGGCAACATCAGAGGACAGTGTGAGTTCCTGGAGCTGTAAGCAGGTGGCCCAGTGGCTGCAGGAAGAAGGTTTCGGGGAGTATGTGAAGTTATTGTGTGACCAGCACCGGTTAGACGGCCCCAGTCTGCTGGCTCTGACTGAGGCCGACCTGCGCGGGCCTCCATTGGGCATCTCTGTGCTTGGAGACATCAAGAGGCTCATCATAGCCCTCTGTCGGCTCCAGAGACAGAACCAAACCCAGCTGGAGGACCTGGATCTCTGGACTAAAGACTGTCCCCCTGCTGGACTCTCACTGGGGGCCACAGGGGGCGAGTGGAAGTGTGACGGAGCTGACCGGAGGTATAATGGAGGTGATCGCTTAAGTAACGAGACTGAGCTGAGGTTGAGGAACTGTGACCGATCTGGATACAGTTCTCTGAATCATGCACACACCAACGAGAGGTATAGGCAGCACCTGGCTGGTCGATTGGACCCAGAGGTTTGGAAGACAATTATGAGCTCCATTTATGTCTTTTTCGTGTTTGGATTCACTTCTTTTGTCATGGTCATCGTACATGAGCGTGTCCCGGACATGAGGACGTACCCACCACTGCCCGACATATTTCTGGACAG TGTTCCTAGAATTCCTTGGGCTTTTGCAATGGCCGAAGCCTGTGGCCTCATCCTGTGTTACATGTGTCTGCTGGTCCTGCTCCTCCACAAACACAG GTCCATTATCTTCAGACggttgtgttctttgttgggaACAGTGTTTTTGCTCCGTTGCTGCACCATGTTTGtcacctcgctctctgttcCTGGGCAGCACCTGACGTGTGCCAGCAAG TCGTACGGTGATTCCTGGGGAAAGATCCAGAGGGCGCTACTGATCTGGAGTGGATGTGGGATGACGCTGACGGGCGTCAAAACGTGCGGAGACTACATGTTCAGTGGGCACACTGTTGTCATCACGTTGCTCAACTTTTTTGTGACTGAAT ACACTCCTCGAACCTGGAATCTAATTCACACCATCTCCTGGGTGTTAAACCTATTTGGGATTTTCTTCATCCTGGCGGCCCACGAGCACTACTCCATCGACGTGTTCATTGCGTTCTACATCACCACTCGCCTCTTCCTCTACTACCACACATTAGCCAACACCCGTGCCTACCAGCAGAGCCGGAGGGCGCGCATTTGGTTCCCCATGTTCTCCTTCTTTGAGTGCAATGTGAATGGACCTGTCCCCAACCAGTATCACTGGCCCTTCAAGAAACCTGCCTTCATGAAAACTCTCATTGGATAG